The following are from one region of the Megachile rotundata isolate GNS110a chromosome 15, iyMegRotu1, whole genome shotgun sequence genome:
- the LOC143265917 gene encoding uncharacterized protein LOC143265917, which translates to MTRYIWDLFSNLKSLEVLDLSHNRLQKIEDTSFNSLKHLKRANLYYNQLTLSPSIKNEYGTKSPFHNCASLEVLNLRNNKISHIFEDWVKDHTQLYMLDLSYNEISHISAEDLQFVSDYITVYLQHNKIQHIYMTRAEEIAKYQNKARAVNIFVGSNPIICDCNLYDFVRYLEGKMHPYVRNYFIINPGHDSICHGPEQMYNVSVHTLKSKSSKYLNSKSHVKQCICRENEMDEIFVVDCASKDLVDAEIPWESALSHKKLPELVRITYYILKQLKFLHFS; encoded by the exons ATGACTCGATACATTTG GGATCTATTTAGCAACTTAAAATCGTTAGAAGTATTAGATTTGTCACATAATCGATTGCAAAAAATTGAAGATACTAGTTTCAATTCCCTCAAGCATTTAAAGCGCGCTAATTTATACTACAATCAACTTACATTGTCGCCTTCGATCAAAAATGAATATGGAACCAAATCACCTTTTCACAATTGCGCTTCTCTCGAGGTATTAAATTTGCGCAACAACAAAATATCACACATATTCGAAGATTGGGTTAAGGACCACACACAGCTGTATATGCTGGACCTGAGCTACAACGAAATATCTCACATATCA GCTGAAGATCTACAATTTGTATCGGACTACATTACTGTATATCTCcaacataataaaatacagcATATTTATATGACTCGGGCAGAAGAAATAgcgaaatatcaaaataaagcaCGTGCCGTAAACATATTCGTCGGCAGCAATCCTATAATATGCGACTGCAATCTATACGATTTTGTCCGCTACTTGGAGGGAAAAATGCATCCTTACGTtcgaaattacttcattataaaCCCAGGACATGATTCAATTTGTCATGGACCGGAACAGATGTATAATGTGTCTGTGCATACTTTAAAAtcaaaatcttccaaatacctaaactcgAAATCACATGTAAAACAGTGCATTTGTAGAGAAAATGAAATGGACGAAATATTTGTGGTTGATTGTGCCTCTAAAGATTTAGTGGATGCTGAAATTCCCTGGGAGTCTGCATtatcacataaaaaattaccaGAGCTGGTACGTATCACATATTATATTCTTAAGCAattgaaatttcttcatttctcataa
- the LOC143265849 gene encoding uncharacterized protein LOC143265849 — protein MPCHKQQRSTFDFFNHSFKHVRYLSMNWSLGDYASPYGRQEVKKLLFKPFGNLSTILTRNHLKELSNNSINGIESGTFDPLTKLHTLNFSLNNLTQLESGIFDKLVSLTSLDFSSNNLNSLPENIFAKIENMEVLKLDNNSFNSLPTHLLWQNTELKRITLCNNRNNMTLPETFFAYLKQLEELKLEYNGWIMLPKNIFWSLRFLENISLRGNDLLSLDESVFYKLRYLLELDLSYNKLTTLPDKIFSRTYKLRHLNLEGNRITSING, from the exons ATGCCGTGTCACAAACAGCAACGATCAACCTTTGACTTCTTTAATCACTCATTCAAGCACGTGCGCTATCTGTCAATGAACTGGAGCCTAGGAGACTACGCGAGTCCATATGGCAGACAGGAAGTGAAAAAGTTACTGTTTAAgccgtttggtaatttgagcaCCATCCTAACAAGGAATCATTTGAAAG AACTGAGTAACAACTCAATTAACGGAATTGAATCCGGTACATTCGATCCTCTGACGAAGTTGCACACGTTGAACTTTTCATTGAATAACTTGACGCAGCTTGAGTCTGGTATATTCGACAAACTCGTTTCTTTGACATCTTTAGACTTCAGTTCCAACAATTTAAACTCTCTGCCAGAAAACATTTTCGCAAAGATAGAGAATATGGAAGTGCTGAAATTAGACAACAACAGCTTTAACTCATTACCGACACATTTACTGTGGCAGAACACTGAACTGAAACGTATAACTTTAtgcaataatagaaataacatgACTCTACCAGAAACATTTTTCGCATATCTGAAGCAACTTGAAGAACTAAAATTAGAATATAACGGTTGGATCATGTtgccgaaaaatatattttggagTCTTAGATTCTTAGAAAATATCAGTTTGAGGGGAAATGATTTGCTGTCACTAGATGAAAGTGTTTTTTACAAATTACGCTATTTGTTGGAGTTGGACCTCAGTTACAATAAACTGACTACGCTACCAGATAAAATTTTCTCTCGAACGTACAAATTGAGACACCTAAATTTGGAAGGGAACCGCATCACTTCTATCAACGGGTAA